The sequence below is a genomic window from Halolamina litorea.
TGCCCCGCAGGGAGCTCCCGAGGTTGTCGAGTACCATCTTACCCCACTCTTGACGGCGGACCGGTAAACGTTTGTCCGTCCTCGCGGCGGGAGCGCTACGAACAGTCCGAGACGGTCACGTCGCTCGGGACGGTGAAGGAAACGATTCCCAGCGCCGCCGCGATCTCGTTCGCCGTCGTCTCGTCCGCGACGCTGATGACGAACTCCCCGGTCCAGTCGCCCGAGCGGATACTGGCAGCGAGGCCCCTGCTGAGTGGCCCCTCCCACACGGTCTCGCCGTCGTAGCGTGCGACGAGCGGATGCCGGTCCGGCGCGTTCAGCGCCCCGACCTCCACGAGCGCCTCGCTCACCCGCGCCCGTGCCTCGTCGGTCAGCGTGAACGGGATCAGGTACGCGTCGGAGCGCTCCGATTCGGACGGCTCGGAGACAGACGCGATATCGCCGGCCCCGATCAACGGTGTCGTCGACTCGCCGCCCTCGACGGTCACCTCGAACGAGCCGCTCCCCGAGATCGCGTCGACGGAGTCGACACCGTCGATCAACGCGACCGCGGTGACCGGATCCGGTGGCTCGGGGACGGCGAGTCGCACGTCGATCTGATCGGGCTGGATCGCGTCGCCCGCCGCCAGCGACGACCGGAGTTCGACGGCGACGGCCTCGACGGTCGGGACCGACCAGCCGTCGCGGGTGTCTCCCGGGTCGGAGACGCGCTCCAGCAGCCCCTGCAACGACTCGTCGTCGTTGATCGCGTCCCGCACGGCCGGCCCGAACTCGACGACGTACGTCGTCCCGCCGCCGGATTCGACGGCCCGTTTCCGGACCGCCGTCCCCGCTTCGAACCCCTGCCCCTCGGTCAACTCCGTGAACAACTCCTCGGCCGCCGTCTCCTCGTCGAGTTCGACCGAAGCGCCGAGCGTCTCGACGGTGTAGACGATTCCCGCGTCGACGCTCTCACAGGTCGGGACTCCGTCGATCCGTTCGATCCCGGCCGCCGACGCCTCCTCGCTCCCGGCACCCCTCGTCGTCCCGTCTCGGGATTCTGCGCCCACCGAGTCGCCGCCGACGCACCCCGAGAGGAGAACCAGCGATCCGACTCCGGCACGAAGCAGCGCTCGCCGCGTCCCCGGTTTCCCGTCCCGCATTCGTCCCGGAGGTGTGATTCGATTCACAAAACGTTGTTGCCGGAGGTGACTCACGATCGGCGGCAGTACCTGTCTACGGCGTTTCCTGGCCGGTACTCGCCACTCGACTACATCCTTCAGTGTGGTTCCTCGTGTCGGCCGACCCGTTCCGACCGCGTCGACGGCCCTCCGATACGGTTCGCTACGAGACGCCGAACCCGAACTCGGTCACCCGCTCGAAACGCGCCGGGATTCGGATGAACGTCGCCGCCACGTCCCTGCCGTCGTCGGCCTCGCAGTCACCCTCCTGTTCGACCGTCTCGTAGCTGAGGTCGACGTCGGCGCTCCCCGCGGGTGCCCCGGCGTCGGCCGCTCCCCACTGGAGCCGTTCGAGCGACCACTCCTCGCAGTGGCGGACGGGGCGTTGGTGGACGAGCACCAGTTCGGCCGAGAAGTCGGTCTTCTCGACCACCGAGCGGGCGGCGTCCACCCTCTCGGCGTCGTCGGCGAAGTACAGTGCCTCCCGGTCGTTGCTGTCGGTGACCAGCCAGTGGGTGTCCGTCCACTCCGGGAACGGGTCCACGACCGTCGACCGGACTGCCGGCTCGCCGCTCGCGTTCCGAACCGTTCGGCTCGTCGGATCGTCGACTGTCCCGGCGTAGCTCTGTTCGCCGACCGTCGCCGTCTCAGTCGCGTCGTCCCTGCTCGAACAGCCGCTCAGACCAGTGAGGAGGAGGCCGCCAGCGGCGAGGGCTCGTCGTCGCGTGAGGACCATGTCGCTACCGATGGCCCGGGGCTGCCGTAGTCGTTGTGCTCGGTTACAGCGACTCGACCCGAACCGAGTCGAGGTAGTGGGTCGCGTCGGCCTCCCAGACCACGCTCACGCCCAGCGAGAGGTAGAGCGTCTCGGGAACCGACGCCGGCTCCCACGTGAAACCGTACTCGCGCCAGCCCGCCGCGAGGTGGAGTGGTTCCCGCAGGCCGCCGTAGGGCGCGCCGTCGACGTTCGAGGAGTTCTGCCCCGGATCCGGGAAGTCCGCCTCCGCCGTCGGTGCCTCGGGCCCGAGGGAGGCGACGACGTTCCGGAGCGTGTTGAACGACTCCGACTCGCTCCAGGCCTCGAACGTCACGTCGAACGCCTCGGCGTCGCCGGGCGAGAACTCCGTCGTCGCCCACGCGGTGCCGTCGTCGTGGTCGCCCTCGGTGAACACCGAGAGGCCCCAGTCGCCCGCGGCGGCTTGCGTCTCGGACCGCTCGATGGCCCACTCGAAGTCGGCCACGTCCTCCTCCGGGCCGATGTGGGCAGCCGTCTCCCAGCCGAAGCCGTCCTCGAAGCCCTCGGTGAACAGCGGGCCGTCGTCGTTGTCGCCGCTACCTGGGAGTGTACAGCCCGCGAGCGCGGTGCCGAGACCGATTGCGGCACCCGCCTTCAGTGCCTCGCGTCGACTCGGCGGTCGGTTGTCCATAGCGAAACTACCAGTCAGAAAGCCAACTAGCTTGCGGCCCGGGTCACGCGTCAGCCAGCGTCCACACGTCCGCCTCGTCGCCGGTCCGGGTATCACGCTCACCGACGCCCTCGATCAGCTGTCGGGCGAACGCGGCGGCTTCCGCCAGATCCGCGGGGACGCCGGCCTCCAGCCGGCCGAACGCCAACTCCGCGCCCGTCCCGAGCGCCACCGGCGAGTCGTCGATGACGCTCCCGTCGGCGTAGACGGCACGGACCTGTGCCCGCCCGTCGGCGTCCCGGGCGACGACGGCGGCGTCGGTGCCGACGTCCCGGGCCACTTCCGTGGCTAACTGCGTGAACGGCTCGATTCCGGGGTTGTCGCCGTGGTCGGCCTCGTAGCTCCGTCGTTTCCCGTCCAGTTCGCGCCGGAAGCGATCCGGATCCGCGACGGCGGCGCCGCCGCAGTCCCCGAGATCGGCGATGCGGTCGGCCTGCTTGCTGCTGACGGTGTCGTTGTCGACGACCAGTCGGTCCGCGGCGACGACGGCGCCTCCCTCTGTCTCGAACGCGACGACGGTGGGCATGGTTTGGGTTTGGGCCGCCCGAGTGAAAACCGTCCGCCTCGGCTACGGCCCAGCGCCGGTGGCCCCAAGTCCCCCCGTGCCGAACTCCGAGTAATGCCCTCCCGACGCGACCTGCTGGCGGCTCTCGGCGCTGGCGCGGCACTCGGCGTCGCTGGCTGTGCCGGCCGCGACTGCAGCCCCGTCACCCCCAGAGGAATCGACTGGACACAGCCGGGCGGCGACGCCGGCAACACGGCCGCGGCACCGGACCAGTCGCTCCCCGCCCGCGTCGGCGAACGATGGCGCGCCTCGATCGCTCCTGAGGGAGAGCTCCTCGCGTTTGCGGGCGCTGCTGTCGTCGACGGCCTTGTCGTCACTGCAGGCCGGGATACTGAGGGTGGGTTCCACGCCTCCGTCGGTCTCCGAGACGGCGATGCAGGCCCGTGGTACCCCATCTCTCAACGGATTGCTGCTCCGCCGGTCGCCGTCGGAACCACCACTGCACTCGTCCACCAGACCGATGCAGGGTCGGAACTCCGCGTGCTGGACAACGGCGTCGAGGAGTGGACCCGACCGCTCGACGGTTCGGGACCACCGACACCGCGTGCTGTCGAGGGAACCCTGTTCGGCGGTGACGCCAGCAGCGCGTTCGCCGTCGACACGGCGTCCGGCGAGGAGCGCTGGCGGCGTGCGTTCGGCGACGACCGGGAGGGCGGGGCGGTCTCGTTCCCGCCGGCGGTCGACGACCACGCGACCTACGTTGCCGTGACCAGTTCGAGCGACCGCGGGATCTACGCGCTCGACCGATCCACCGGCGATGTCGAGTGGTCGGCCGCGGGACCACGGGCGTTCCGCGGGCCGGTCCGGACCGGCTCGATCCTGATCGTTCCCGTCGAACGGGAGCTGCTGGCGTTCGACGCCGCCAGCGGGGAGCGAGCGTGGTCGACGCCGACGCCGGCCGACCGCCGGACGT
It includes:
- a CDS encoding twin-arginine translocation signal domain-containing protein, whose amino-acid sequence is MDNRPPSRREALKAGAAIGLGTALAGCTLPGSGDNDDGPLFTEGFEDGFGWETAAHIGPEEDVADFEWAIERSETQAAAGDWGLSVFTEGDHDDGTAWATTEFSPGDAEAFDVTFEAWSESESFNTLRNVVASLGPEAPTAEADFPDPGQNSSNVDGAPYGGLREPLHLAAGWREYGFTWEPASVPETLYLSLGVSVVWEADATHYLDSVRVESL
- a CDS encoding 20S proteasome subunit A/B; translated protein: MPTVVAFETEGGAVVAADRLVVDNDTVSSKQADRIADLGDCGGAAVADPDRFRRELDGKRRSYEADHGDNPGIEPFTQLATEVARDVGTDAAVVARDADGRAQVRAVYADGSVIDDSPVALGTGAELAFGRLEAGVPADLAEAAAFARQLIEGVGERDTRTGDEADVWTLADA
- a CDS encoding PQQ-binding-like beta-propeller repeat protein, which encodes MPSRRDLLAALGAGAALGVAGCAGRDCSPVTPRGIDWTQPGGDAGNTAAAPDQSLPARVGERWRASIAPEGELLAFAGAAVVDGLVVTAGRDTEGGFHASVGLRDGDAGPWYPISQRIAAPPVAVGTTTALVHQTDAGSELRVLDNGVEEWTRPLDGSGPPTPRAVEGTLFGGDASSAFAVDTASGEERWRRAFGDDREGGAVSFPPAVDDHATYVAVTSSSDRGIYALDRSTGDVEWSAAGPRAFRGPVRTGSILIVPVERELLAFDAASGERAWSTPTPADRRTFLPPAGADDRLVVSDGTSIHRLDQATGELGWRVDYETVGRPIVVGDAAVVDTESGVVAHELGDGSERWRLEDVSLLAPLGNGVLVRREDELVACTACEN